One Burkholderiales bacterium genomic window, CGCATCGTCTCGGGCGAGTGATCCATATCGCCCAGCAGTCTGGGCAGATAGTAGAACGGATAACTGTTGCCGTGCCATTCGATCTTGTTGTCCTTGTAAGCCAGGGCCAGCGCGGGCGCCTTCAATTCCTGTACCTGCTCGATCATCGACGAAGGGATCGCGTAATGCCGCGTGCCGATTCGTATCAAAACCGTCTGGGTAACGGCCAGGGTCAGAGGCAGGTAGATCGAAAACGTGGTGCCCCGCCCGGACTGCGATGCAACTTCGACACGGCCGCCCAGTGTGGCGACTTCGTTGCGGGCGACTTCCATGCCTATGCCGCGCCCCGACGTCTGAGTTATTTCCTCGGCAGTCGAGAAGCCCGGCATGAAGATGAATTCCATCAACTGGGCTTCTGTGGCTTCGGTATCCCGCTGCAGCAAGCCCGCGGCTTCGGCTTTGTTCCGTATCCGCGCCAGATCAAGACCACGGCCGTCATCGCTCAAGACGATCAAAATTTCGTTTGCCTGCTGGCGAACGTCGAGCGTGATCTCGCCGATTTCGGTTTTTCCGGCTTCCGCTCGTGCGTCAGCGCCTTCGAGACCATGGGCGATCGCATTGCGCAGCATGTGTTCGAGCGGCGCGCCGATTTTTTCGAGCACGCTGCGGTCGAGTTCGACACTGCCGCCGCAAATTTCGAGGTTGGCTTTCTTGCCCAGCTCTTTTGCCGTCAGCCGCATGATGCGATACAGGCGTTCCGACATGCTCGAGAACGGAACCGTGCGTATTCTCATCAGCTCCTGCTGCAATTCGCGATTCATGCGCGCCTGCTGCAATAGCGCGGCATCGGCTTCATCGAGACTTTTCAGCAATGTCTGCTGCACGGTGGTGACGTCGTGCAGGCTTTCGGCCATAAGCCGGGTCAATTCCTGGAAGCGCGTGAAGCGGTCGAACTCGAGAGGGTCGAACGCGTCGTCTTCCTGATTTATCGTCGTCAGACGGGATTGCAACTGGGATTCGGCCTGGATTTCGACTTCGCGCAACTGGCCGCGAAGACGCAATACGCTATCGGTCAATTCGTTCAGGCCGTTTTTGAAAGAACGAACTTCGCCATCGATGCGTGAACGCGCGATACTGACTTCGCCGGCGTCGTTGACGAGGCGATCCACGATATCGGCGCGAATGCGCAGCAGCGCCTTGGCCGAAACCAGATCAACTTCGCCGGATAGGGGAACGATCGGGATGACCTGGGCTTTGGCGGCCGTACCCGCGGTCGCGGACGGCGCATGCGCTGCGCGAGCACCCGGCGTCACTTCTTCGACGACGAGGAAATCGCCGCGCTGCAGGCGCTCGATCGCATCGTTGACGCGATCGAACTCGGACTCGAGGTCGTCGAATAACGAAGGCGTGGTGGCGCTCGTTTCAAGCGCGTGGTCTACCTGCGACTCCATATTGTGCGTGAGCTCGCCAAGCCGCATCGCTCCGGCCATGCGCGCGCCGCCCTTCAGGGTATGCAGGGCGCGCCGCAGGGCTAGAGGGGCTTGCGTATTCGTCGGTTCCCTCTTCCAGACACGCAGATCGTCGCCGATTTGCGGGACCAGTTCGGCCGCTTCCTCAAGAAAGATCGGCAGCAATTGCACGTCGATATCGTCGCGCACTACACGCCGCTCGACTATAGCCGGCGCGCGTTCGGCAGGCCCCTGTGTCGGTAGCGGCGCTTTATCCATCAAGACCTCGTGCGCGCTTTGCGCAGCCTTCGGCTCGTGCGCCGGCTTCTCCATCACTGGCGTTTCTTTCGTTTCGCGGACTGCGGCTTGCGCGGCGTCTTCAGGCAGCGCCTGTTCGGCCACCGGCCAGTCTGGCTCGGATCCGTAAGCCGCCATACCGCTTTCCGCTGCGGTCGCATATGCGCCCATCGATGTATCCGCCGGCGCGATGTCGTGCGGGTACGGTTCCGTGGCTAATAAGGTTTCGGAAACTTCTTGCGCTGCTTCTGCTGACGGTGTGACAAGGTCCAGCGTGGGTAGATCAAGGGTCGCTTCCTCAATCATTTGATCGCTTGCAGGGATGTCGATCGCCATCGGATCGATTCCGGACAAGTCGGCCGAAACGAATTCGGGCGAAGCCACTTCTGCCGACGGCGTCTCGAACGAAACCGGACCGTCCGTCGCGCTGTCAGCCGACAAGAACTGAGGCAAGACGAGATCCGACAGTGCGAGGTCAAGCGAATTTCGCCCGGCATCCGCTGTTTGCGCTTCCGTTTCCAGGGCGATCTCGTCTCTCGGTGTCTGCGCCGCCAACGCTCTTTCGACCGGCCGATGCTGTTCGCGAGCTGTGGCAAGCTGGTTGCGCAATCCCTCGATTTCCGAACCGGCACCCTGGGGGGCGCGTCTTTCCCTCAGGTCCTGCATCATCGCCTGCAAAGCGACTACCCCATTATCGATGACGGAGATCTGGGCTGGATTCTGCACAACCGGCTGCTCGATCAATTCCTGCAAATACAATTCCAGCGCGAACGCGAGTTCCACGACGGCGCCGACACCCGCGGTGCGGGAGCTGCCGGCCAGGGTATGCGTCGCGCGCATGAAGTCGTGTCCAATCGGCTGTTGTGGAAGCTCGTGAAGCTGCGCGGCTTCACGTTCCAGTGTAGCGAGATGCTGTTCTGCTTCCTTCATGAAAATTTCATACAACTCGGCCGACATCACGACTTCGCCGATCTGAATTTCAACCGCGAGTGGTTCCGACTCGTGCTCTGATACCGATGCTTCGACTTGCTGGTCCGCAGTCTCAGGCGTGGCTAGCGGATGCGCCGCGATCGAACCTGTTTCTCCAGCCATAGCGGATGGAGCTCGAGCATCTTCAGCTTCAGCGGCGGGCCCCGCGTGCAGCTTTTTTGCAGTGTAATCTTCCAGATCCGGCGCCGCGGAAACGGGGGTCGTGGCAGCCGTAACCGCAACAGCGGGAGCAATAGCCGCAACAGCAGCGAACGTCATGGCGGGCGAGTCGATCGGAGTCGCGATTGCCACTGCCGCGGGCTCGGCGCCGTCGCGCAGTTGTGCGGCAAGGTCGTGTATTGGCTGTGCTTCGATTTCGACACTGCCTTCGTTCTTCAGCTTGGTCACCCAGACTGCGAACGAGTCGTGGGCGAGGCTGATCAGTTCGAAGAGCGCGGCGTTCGGCAGCTTGTCCTGCTGCAGCCACTCGTTCATGACCTGCTCTACACTCCAACCGACTTCACCCAATTGCATCAGGCCGACCATGCGGCCGCTGCCTTTCAAGGTGTGGAAGCTGCGGCGTATCGTCGTTATCGCATCGCGCTGGTTCGGCTGCGCGCGGCAGACCGCAAGATTCTCCTCGATGGTAGCAAGAACCTCGGCGGCTTCTTCGAGATAAATTTCGAGCAACTCGGCATCCACCGCATCGCTGTTCGCAACCAGCATCCGCGTCGCTTGTTCAGAAGGTGCTATGGCCGCGACTTTTGGCGCAGTAATCTGGGAAATAGCCTCCGCAAGTCCCGGCTGGGTGTTTTCAGCAGTGTTCAGCAGATCGAGCGCAGCCGCGGTTCGTTCGTGCAGACCCTTGTCGGCGACCAGATCCGCATCCTGGCGCATCGACTCAAGGCTGTTC contains:
- a CDS encoding Hpt domain-containing protein, whose protein sequence is MSAVKEFDVGPLTWVKSEIDQALERARTSLAMFAENPSDGAALKFSLTHLHQATGALQMVGLDGLARFSEEFENTLAALEKHEIEATPANLTLFNRAIAALTRYLEELVGGEPNVPLRLFPLYQELFLARGSESAAETDLFFPDLGAQPPKLSSAGLLDQGVDLAQFVKTQRRAFQRGLLRWLRDSEDVEAKQSMLNALRAIEGTQPLPAQRSFWWSAVGLIDALVHHGLEPDFELKRLCARIDLQLRRLGSGSPKVAERLLRDVLYAIARSKPTSGRTEDIKRLFQLDRQLPSAGVNYLVEIDLIKMRPILRELRDILTSAKDAWTKFTSGNRAALPQFAEALATLRQKSSSLNSAPLLNLLDVMQPIAADMESVNDTRRDEVGLEIATALLVAENALDNITNPKADIAQQVGVMVGRLRSAVGGKARDDDLLSQPVLDEISRKAQEKLLVAQVVREIQSNLRHIEQVLDTFFRDPSKRDALPALRPFMRQVAGALAILRLEEATELLNACQSLIDKGADPAYEVAQAELELLADGLSSLGFYIEAIEHNQSQPEALKIIAPVFSRLTGKTLSGPDDELAQTIGLPGVDDGSEPQGASVESDLANSKQQTQALFEAWQQQPEDVVVREELQNSLESMRQDADLVADKGLHERTAAALDLLNTAENTQPGLAEAISQITAPKVAAIAPSEQATRMLVANSDAVDAELLEIYLEEAAEVLATIEENLAVCRAQPNQRDAITTIRRSFHTLKGSGRMVGLMQLGEVGWSVEQVMNEWLQQDKLPNAALFELISLAHDSFAVWVTKLKNEGSVEIEAQPIHDLAAQLRDGAEPAAVAIATPIDSPAMTFAAVAAIAPAVAVTAATTPVSAAPDLEDYTAKKLHAGPAAEAEDARAPSAMAGETGSIAAHPLATPETADQQVEASVSEHESEPLAVEIQIGEVVMSAELYEIFMKEAEQHLATLEREAAQLHELPQQPIGHDFMRATHTLAGSSRTAGVGAVVELAFALELYLQELIEQPVVQNPAQISVIDNGVVALQAMMQDLRERRAPQGAGSEIEGLRNQLATAREQHRPVERALAAQTPRDEIALETEAQTADAGRNSLDLALSDLVLPQFLSADSATDGPVSFETPSAEVASPEFVSADLSGIDPMAIDIPASDQMIEEATLDLPTLDLVTPSAEAAQEVSETLLATEPYPHDIAPADTSMGAYATAAESGMAAYGSEPDWPVAEQALPEDAAQAAVRETKETPVMEKPAHEPKAAQSAHEVLMDKAPLPTQGPAERAPAIVERRVVRDDIDVQLLPIFLEEAAELVPQIGDDLRVWKREPTNTQAPLALRRALHTLKGGARMAGAMRLGELTHNMESQVDHALETSATTPSLFDDLESEFDRVNDAIERLQRGDFLVVEEVTPGARAAHAPSATAGTAAKAQVIPIVPLSGEVDLVSAKALLRIRADIVDRLVNDAGEVSIARSRIDGEVRSFKNGLNELTDSVLRLRGQLREVEIQAESQLQSRLTTINQEDDAFDPLEFDRFTRFQELTRLMAESLHDVTTVQQTLLKSLDEADAALLQQARMNRELQQELMRIRTVPFSSMSERLYRIMRLTAKELGKKANLEICGGSVELDRSVLEKIGAPLEHMLRNAIAHGLEGADARAEAGKTEIGEITLDVRQQANEILIVLSDDGRGLDLARIRNKAEAAGLLQRDTEATEAQLMEFIFMPGFSTAEEITQTSGRGIGMEVARNEVATLGGRVEVASQSGRGTTFSIYLPLTLAVTQTVLIRIGTRHYAIPSSMIEQVQELKAPALALAYKDNKIEWHGNSYPFYYLPRLLGDMDHSPETMRYSPILLLKSGIQRVAIHVDGLIGNQEIVVKNIGPQLARVTGIAGATVLGTGLVVLIINPVQLAQRDMMHLAIAGRPPASAANAEIAKAVAPLIMVVDDSLTVRKITGRLLAREGYQVVTAKDGVDALKQLQDMTPDVMLVDIEMPRMDGFDLTKNVRADPVTARVPIIMITSRTADKHRNHAMQLGVDVFLGKPFQEADLLHHIERFTKDPRAEEIESLARAG